The DNA region CCGCTCCAAGTTTTCTTTGAGGCTATAGAGCCTGGCCTGCCGGTCCTCCAGTGGACGGACGATCGCAGGGATCCTCGGCTGACCGGCCAACTTGGAAGCTCTAAGCCGGCGCTCTCCTGCGACCAACTCGTACCCCCCGCCCGGTAGGGTGCGGACCAGGATGGGCTGCAATACTCCGTTGGCCTGGATATCTTCTGCCAGGGATTCCAGACCGGTGAAGTCCAACCTGGCCTGGAAGGGCGAAGGCCGGATGTCCCCGACCGGAAGGTATTCCAGTGGAAAACGTTTGCCCTGAGTATCTTCGATCTTCTGCGCGACCGACTTGGTCTCTTCCAGGGCCTGCATCATTCCGGCACTGAGTTTCCGCTTGGTCATGCGCCGGCTCCGATGCGGCTGAGTAGCTGATCCACCAGCAGACGGATCTCCTCTTTTGCTTCGGCGTCTGCTGCGATCGCTCCGACGGGACGACCTTCAGGTTGGCAGCGGTTATAGACGGCTGGCCGGTGGGTGATAAGGCCGGCCAACTGATCTCCCAGTGCCTCCTGGTATACCTCCACCGCCTCTTTGGCGTGAGAGGTGTTGTCCATTTGAGTGATGACGTATAGGGCGATCCTCAGGTTGGGGTTGGTGTACCCGTATTGTTCCAGCATCCGCTGCACTCCCCGAAGAGCGACGATGCCTTTGTAACGGGCCGGGATAGGAACGATCACCCAATCGGCAGCGTTGGCAGCGTTGGCCGTCAGCTTGCCGAGTGAAGGCGGCGGATCAAGCAGGATAAAGTCGTAGGTTCCCTCTTCACGCAACTGATCTACCGCCCGGCGCAACCGCCCTTCCGCGTTGGGATAGCCTCCGAGCGCCATGTCGGTGTAACTCAGTTCCAGATGACTGGGAATCAGGGACATCCCATGAACTTCGGTTGGTTTAGGCAAGGGGGTGTAGTGCTCCAGCGAATTCTTGACCGACTCCTCCAGCTCGGCTTTGCCTTGCCCCAGCCACTGGGAAAGGTTGGCCTGAGGATCGAGGTCGATCAGCAGCACCTTGAATCCACGCTGTGCCAGATCGTAGCCAACATCCCTAACGGTGGATGTTTTCGCCGCTCCCCCAGCATGGTTGAAGGCCATCAGCACCTGCGTTCTCTTCGTCATACTTCATATTGCCTGCTTGAGGTGACAGGTTCAAATCTGTTGGCGCAGAGTCAGGGCGCATGGAGGGATGCGTTTGTGGCGACGTCGCCACAAATAGGTTGTTCAAAGCTGATCTGCCTCCGGAACGCAGAAAATAGCTTTTCGGTAAGTGCCCTACCGCTCATATTCGTTGCCCTGGGCACGGTCGCTTCTGACCAACTTTCCGTGAACAAGGAGGTTGTCGTCCTTATAGTGATGTCCTCCGCCTACGCCCCGGCTGTCCAGTTGTGGCGACGTCGCCACAGATCACGCTCTTGAGACGGATGGGCGTGTAGAACGCAAAAATAGATTGCCGGCAAGTGTCGAAACTTCGACGTTTGCTCTTGGCAACATGACGTTTTTCCAACTCTCGCTGAAGGGCAGATAAGCTCCAGCGATGGTGGCCGAGGGGCTGCCTGAAGCCCTGAGTGACCTGGAATGGGGCGAGGTGTCGGTCGGGCGTCTGGGGCGGACTGTGCCGGAACGGGAACGGACGCCTGGAGGCTCATAGACCCTTGTCGGTTTAAATGATTTCCCGAGCCAAACAGCTTATTTAGAAAGGCATGCGTCAGAACGCTCCAGTAGGATGCCCCTGTGAACAAAGCCCTTCCTTTGCTGCTGTTGCTGGCCGCCACTGCTGCGCAGGCTCAATCCACGGGTTGCCTTAACCAGTCGGCCCGTGTCACCAGCGTGTACCGCGGAGAGCAGCTTTTCAGTCTCTGCACCGCCGATTCCCAGGTAAGCTACTCGCTGACCGACCGGATTCCCCGCCTGGTGGTGGAGGTTCTGACTCCAGCCAAGCTGCAGGGCAACGTCAGCCGCGAGGACGACTTCCGGGCGGACGTTCGTTTGCCCCTGAATGCCCGCGCAGACCTCAACGACTACCGTGGCAGTGGCTACGACCGGGGACACCTGGCCCCAGCTGCGGACTTCAAGTACAGCGCTACTGCCATGAGCAACTCGTTCCTGCTCAGCAATATCGCCCCGCAGGAACCGAGCTTCAACCAGCAGGCCTGGAACGGTCTGGAGGATGCCACACGGGCCTGCGCCCAACAGACCGGCAAGCTGACGGTCCTTACCGGCACCTTGGGTAAATCAGGCAGCCTGAACGGACGGGGGAGAGTGACCATCCCCGCCAGCTTCTTCAAAATGTGGACCGACGGCCAGGATTACCGTCTGTGGGTCATGCCGAACGTAGCCATCAACAAACTCAGTGGTCAGCAGTACGGACAGTACGAAGTGAGCATCAAGGAGTTGCAAACCTACTGGCCGGAGTTCAGTGTGGGTCTGCCATTAAATGCGGCTCAACCTGGCAAGCTCTGCCCAGGAGCGATTCCTTTAAAACAGATCGGCAGTACTCCGGCAGTGCGTCCAGCCACCCCACCCAGGCCAGCGGCTCAACCGGCCTATCTACCGCCCAGGAACGACGCACCCTACTATGCCAACTGTGCGGCAGCGAAAGCGGCGGGAGCTGCACCTTTGCGCCGGGGTCAGCCTGGGTACCGCGCAGCGATGGATAGGGATGGAGACGGGGTGGCCTGCGAATAAGAAATAGGGGAGAGTTTATCTCTCCCTCGCAACTCTTAGCTCATCACTTAACGTCGTACAGATACACCACGGTTTGACCGTCATGAGGCGCGAACGCGAACCGTAGCCCCTTGTCCGCTTTCCAGACAGTAAAGGGATTGGTGGCCATGGCGCGGGTCACGCCGTCGGTTTTGACCGGGTCCCATAGGGGCACTGGGAAACCGGCGACGACCCGGCCTTCATTGAAGTTCACCACTTCGAGGCCGCCCAGTCCGATGCTCTCGCCACTGGGATGACCTCCCATGTAGGCAACACCGCTGCAGAGTGCCAGTTCACCTTCCATGTGATGGCAGTCCTGATAGTCGATGTAGCTCAGCGGATTGGCCTGCATCCGCGCCGTTGCCGTGATGGGGAGACCGGCACCGTTCAGATCCCAGCTGTACCAGCGACGGGATCCCCAGCTCACCATATGCAGCTTGCCGCCTACCGGGTCGATGACGACGCCACCCAGGTGGTCGTTGTAACGCAGGACTTCTTCGACTTTGCCTGTCTTGATCTCGATCCGGTAGAGCACCGAGCGGCTGTTCGGACGGTATTCAGCCACCGGTACATAGATGTACTTTCCATCGGTATCGATGCCTCCAGGATGGTAGATGTCACCTTCTCCCTCGGCCAGCACGATGTCCCTAAGCAGCTTGCCGTTTTGATCGAACTGGAAGAGGTGAGCGCGCCCTTTACCCGGACTGCGGTCCATACCGCCCTGAGGCTGCTGGTACT from Deinococcus sp. Marseille-Q6407 includes:
- a CDS encoding DNA/RNA non-specific endonuclease, coding for MNKALPLLLLLAATAAQAQSTGCLNQSARVTSVYRGEQLFSLCTADSQVSYSLTDRIPRLVVEVLTPAKLQGNVSREDDFRADVRLPLNARADLNDYRGSGYDRGHLAPAADFKYSATAMSNSFLLSNIAPQEPSFNQQAWNGLEDATRACAQQTGKLTVLTGTLGKSGSLNGRGRVTIPASFFKMWTDGQDYRLWVMPNVAINKLSGQQYGQYEVSIKELQTYWPEFSVGLPLNAAQPGKLCPGAIPLKQIGSTPAVRPATPPRPAAQPAYLPPRNDAPYYANCAAAKAAGAAPLRRGQPGYRAAMDRDGDGVACE
- a CDS encoding DUF6454 family protein produces the protein MLKRLMLSCLAMVSTGTAFAALPQVQSDLAALGRGSSWTPAGQITLAFETHHPQGMLKIGDRYFMSSVEIQERPEKYQQPQGGMDRSPGKGRAHLFQFDQNGKLLRDIVLAEGEGDIYHPGGIDTDGKYIYVPVAEYRPNSRSVLYRIEIKTGKVEEVLRYNDHLGGVVIDPVGGKLHMVSWGSRRWYSWDLNGAGLPITATARMQANPLSYIDYQDCHHMEGELALCSGVAYMGGHPSGESIGLGGLEVVNFNEGRVVAGFPVPLWDPVKTDGVTRAMATNPFTVWKADKGLRFAFAPHDGQTVVYLYDVK
- a CDS encoding ParA family protein, which gives rise to MTKRTQVLMAFNHAGGAAKTSTVRDVGYDLAQRGFKVLLIDLDPQANLSQWLGQGKAELEESVKNSLEHYTPLPKPTEVHGMSLIPSHLELSYTDMALGGYPNAEGRLRRAVDQLREEGTYDFILLDPPPSLGKLTANAANAADWVIVPIPARYKGIVALRGVQRMLEQYGYTNPNLRIALYVITQMDNTSHAKEAVEVYQEALGDQLAGLITHRPAVYNRCQPEGRPVGAIAADAEAKEEIRLLVDQLLSRIGAGA